In Alteromonas sp. V450, the following proteins share a genomic window:
- a CDS encoding alkaline phosphatase, which yields MMKHFFRTSILSCATVAVLTACGITENTTESATKVPASPAPQNIIMVVADGMGPAFTTAYRNFMDDPNTPEVETVIFDEILVGNASTYPANVSGYVTDSAAAATALATGVKSYNGAIGVDVNKQPVNSVMHYAKRNGMRTGLAVTSQIVHATPASYIAHNESRKNYNDIAEDFFDERVNGEFVADVMLGGGTTYFEREDRDILAEFIDAGYEYADSYNRLASVPAGSNVLGLFAPVALPAVLDDRRKNRLAYLTQNAIKHLENDRGFFLLVEASQVDWAGHSNDIGSAMAEMHDLALTMEYLREYVKQNPQTLVVLTADHSTGGLTIGANGDYKWVPEHLKNMSASVMTIAIDMASADKPGEFVAQKLGLSMTEEELATFDSVSNQDDKSRFMAVKKFLDVKTNTGWTTSGHTGVDVEVFAFGTGAEQFAGQIDNTDIAKKIFALISGNVAGSKVDTKAIMSSSDKNNSNIELMSGDSKDDGTCDFKEDWRCN from the coding sequence ATGATGAAACATTTTTTTCGCACATCTATTTTGAGCTGTGCGACGGTAGCGGTTTTGACCGCTTGTGGTATTACCGAAAATACGACTGAAAGTGCAACAAAAGTACCAGCGTCCCCGGCGCCTCAAAATATTATTATGGTTGTTGCAGACGGTATGGGCCCAGCCTTTACCACAGCATACCGCAATTTTATGGACGACCCGAACACGCCTGAAGTAGAAACTGTTATATTCGATGAAATTCTTGTAGGCAATGCGTCTACTTATCCCGCGAATGTGTCTGGTTATGTGACTGACTCTGCTGCTGCGGCTACGGCATTAGCTACTGGCGTGAAATCATACAACGGTGCAATTGGTGTTGATGTTAATAAGCAGCCAGTAAATTCAGTTATGCATTATGCCAAGCGAAATGGTATGCGTACTGGCCTGGCGGTTACCTCACAAATTGTGCACGCCACACCAGCGTCATATATTGCGCATAATGAAAGTAGGAAGAACTACAACGACATAGCCGAAGATTTTTTTGATGAGAGAGTCAACGGTGAATTTGTTGCAGATGTCATGCTAGGTGGCGGCACCACGTACTTTGAACGAGAAGACAGAGACATTCTTGCAGAATTTATTGATGCTGGTTACGAATACGCTGATAGCTATAACCGTTTAGCATCTGTGCCAGCGGGCAGTAACGTTTTAGGTTTATTTGCGCCAGTGGCCTTACCGGCAGTGTTAGATGACAGACGGAAAAACCGTTTGGCGTACTTAACACAAAATGCCATAAAGCATCTAGAGAATGACAGGGGTTTCTTTTTATTAGTTGAAGCTAGCCAGGTAGACTGGGCTGGACATTCAAACGACATAGGGTCGGCTATGGCAGAGATGCACGACCTTGCGTTAACAATGGAGTATTTGAGAGAGTACGTTAAGCAGAATCCTCAAACCTTGGTCGTGCTCACAGCAGATCACAGTACCGGCGGGCTTACAATAGGCGCCAATGGCGACTACAAGTGGGTACCGGAGCACCTAAAAAATATGTCTGCATCGGTAATGACTATTGCAATCGACATGGCTAGTGCAGATAAGCCTGGAGAATTTGTCGCGCAAAAACTTGGTTTATCGATGACAGAAGAGGAGCTTGCAACCTTCGATAGTGTCTCTAATCAAGATGATAAAAGCCGGTTTATGGCAGTGAAAAAGTTCTTAGATGTTAAAACAAACACCGGTTGGACAACCAGTGGGCATACGGGTGTAGATGTTGAAGTATTCGCTTTTGGTACTGGCGCAGAGCAGTTTGCTGGGCAAATCGATAACACAGACATTGCGAAAAAAATATTTGCGCTTATCAGCGGTAACGTTGCTGGAAGTAAAGTTGATACTAAAGCAATAATGTCTTCTAGTGATAAAAACAATAGCAATATTGAGTTAATGTCTGGTGATAGCAAAGACGACGGCACGTGTGATTTTAAAGAAGATTGGCGCTGCAATTAA
- the glsB gene encoding glutaminase B, with protein MLSLLHDIFDEVEPMLGMGKVADYIPALASVNPRQFGIAICDTQGQITSIGDASVPFSIQSISKVFNLVLSINHYGESMWERVGCEPSGLPFNSLVQLEYENGIPRNPFINAGALVVSDMVQSRFASPHIAMRDFVRRLSCNGDIVVNKVVAESEYEHRARNAAMAYLMKAYGNFQNEVEEVLRNYFYNCALEMSCEDLARATSFLANQGMSSCAGEQILTPYQTKQVNALLATSGMYDEAGSFAFKVGLPGKSGVGGGIVAVVPGRFSICVFSPALNSVGNSQLGVAALTSLSERINWSIY; from the coding sequence ATGCTTTCACTTCTTCATGACATATTCGATGAAGTTGAACCAATGCTTGGAATGGGAAAAGTTGCCGACTACATTCCAGCGCTTGCATCGGTTAACCCGCGTCAGTTTGGGATCGCAATATGCGATACACAAGGCCAAATAACCTCAATTGGCGATGCCAGTGTGCCTTTTTCAATTCAAAGTATCTCTAAAGTGTTTAACTTAGTGTTGTCGATAAATCATTATGGCGAAAGCATGTGGGAGCGGGTTGGTTGTGAGCCGTCTGGTTTGCCATTTAACTCTCTTGTACAGCTTGAATATGAAAATGGTATTCCGCGGAACCCGTTTATCAATGCTGGCGCATTGGTTGTGAGTGATATGGTGCAGTCACGCTTTGCTTCGCCACATATCGCCATGCGCGATTTTGTTAGAAGGTTATCGTGTAACGGCGATATTGTAGTTAACAAGGTCGTCGCGGAATCGGAATATGAGCATAGGGCTCGAAACGCCGCCATGGCTTATTTAATGAAAGCGTACGGTAACTTTCAAAACGAAGTAGAAGAAGTACTCAGGAACTATTTTTATAACTGTGCGTTAGAAATGAGTTGTGAAGATCTCGCTCGCGCTACCAGCTTTTTGGCAAATCAAGGTATGTCGTCATGTGCGGGTGAGCAAATTCTAACGCCTTATCAAACCAAACAGGTTAATGCGTTGTTAGCTACCAGTGGCATGTATGACGAAGCTGGAAGCTTTGCTTTTAAAGTTGGGTTGCCAGGAAAAAGCGGAGTGGGTGGTGGCATTGTTGCCGTTGTGCCAGGGCGCTTTTCGATTTGTGTTTTTTCGCCTGCGCTTAATAGTGTGGGTAACTCCCAACTTGGTGTAGCTGCGCTTACATCGTTAAGTGAACGAATTAACTGGTCTATTTATTAA
- a CDS encoding isocitrate lyase, with translation MSQYQQDIDNFATLKAAQNGTWEGINPEFAARMKVQNRFKTGLDIARYTASIMRKDMAEYDADSSQYTQSLGCWHGFVGQQKMLSVKKHQGTTNKSYLYLSGWMVAALRSEFGPLPDQSMHEKTSVSALIEELYTFLRQADARELGDLFQKLDDAKKNGGDVAAIQAEIDNYETHVVPIIADIDAGFGNEEATYLLAKQMIEAGACCIQIENQVSDAKQCGHQDGKVTVPHEDFLAKINAVRYAFLELGVDEGVIVARTDSLGAGLTQKIPVSTSEGDLAAQYNAFLKTTEVAGAEDLAEGDLVLKQGGKLVKPERLPNGLFRFKDNTGFDRVVLDCVTSLKHGADLLWIETEKPHVGQIAEMVDAIREQVPNAKLVYNNSPSFNWTLNFRQQVFDAWAEEGKDVSGYDRAKLMSADYDDSELAAAADEKIKSFQADAAREAGIFHHLITLPTYHTAALSTDNLAKGYFGEEGMLAYVRGVQRQEIRQGLACVKHQAMAGSDLGDTHKEYFSGEGALKASGEDNTMNQFDV, from the coding sequence ATGTCGCAATATCAACAAGACATTGATAACTTCGCCACATTAAAGGCAGCACAAAACGGAACGTGGGAAGGTATCAACCCAGAATTCGCTGCACGCATGAAGGTTCAAAACCGTTTCAAAACAGGTTTAGACATTGCACGCTACACAGCAAGCATCATGCGCAAAGACATGGCTGAATACGACGCAGATTCGTCTCAGTACACACAGTCTCTAGGCTGCTGGCATGGTTTTGTTGGCCAGCAAAAAATGCTTTCGGTTAAAAAGCACCAAGGCACAACTAATAAGAGCTACCTATATCTTTCAGGCTGGATGGTAGCAGCACTTCGCTCTGAATTCGGGCCACTTCCTGATCAATCAATGCACGAGAAAACTTCAGTATCTGCGCTTATCGAAGAGCTTTACACTTTCCTTCGTCAAGCCGATGCTCGTGAACTGGGCGACCTTTTCCAAAAGCTAGACGACGCTAAGAAAAACGGCGGTGACGTGGCTGCTATTCAGGCTGAAATTGACAACTACGAAACACACGTAGTGCCAATTATCGCTGACATCGATGCTGGTTTTGGTAACGAAGAAGCTACATATCTACTTGCAAAGCAAATGATTGAAGCAGGTGCATGCTGTATCCAGATTGAAAACCAAGTATCAGATGCCAAGCAATGTGGTCACCAAGACGGTAAAGTTACGGTTCCGCACGAAGACTTCCTAGCGAAGATCAATGCAGTACGCTATGCATTCCTTGAACTAGGTGTTGATGAAGGTGTAATTGTTGCACGTACTGACTCACTAGGTGCTGGCCTTACTCAGAAGATCCCGGTATCTACGTCAGAAGGCGACCTAGCTGCTCAGTACAATGCATTTTTGAAGACAACTGAAGTTGCAGGTGCTGAAGATTTAGCTGAAGGTGACTTGGTACTTAAGCAAGGCGGCAAGCTTGTTAAGCCTGAGCGCTTACCAAACGGTTTGTTCCGTTTTAAAGACAACACTGGCTTTGACCGTGTAGTTCTTGACTGCGTTACTTCACTTAAGCACGGTGCTGATCTGCTATGGATTGAGACAGAAAAGCCTCACGTTGGTCAAATTGCTGAAATGGTTGACGCTATCCGTGAGCAAGTACCGAATGCTAAGCTAGTTTACAACAACTCTCCATCGTTCAACTGGACACTTAACTTCCGTCAGCAAGTATTCGATGCTTGGGCAGAAGAAGGTAAAGACGTATCTGGTTATGACCGCGCGAAGCTTATGTCTGCTGACTACGATGACAGCGAATTGGCGGCAGCTGCTGACGAGAAAATCAAGAGTTTCCAAGCTGATGCAGCGCGTGAAGCGGGTATTTTCCATCACCTTATTACGCTACCAACTTACCACACTGCAGCACTGTCTACTGACAACCTTGCTAAAGGTTACTTCGGTGAAGAAGGTATGCTTGCTTATGTACGCGGTGTTCAGCGTCAGGAAATTCGCCAAGGTCTAGCGTGCGTTAAGCACCAAGCAATGGCTGGCTCTGACTTAGGTGATACACACAAAGAATACTTCTCTGGTGAAGGCGCACTTAAAGCGTCTGGTGAAGACAACACGATGAATCAATTCGACGTGTAA
- a CDS encoding malate synthase G has product MQGYITRGRLQVAEQLDNFINEQAIPGTGVDRDAFWKGAEALFAEFIPQNRALLEKREQLQRAIDDYHKAGNPVNGTQYTDFLKSIGYLVDQPENVNAETVNVDAEIATMAGPQLVVPINNARYALNAVNARWGSLYDALYGTDVISDEGGAEAGKSYNPVRGEKVVAKAKAYLDSMLPLAKGKHSDAVEYKIETGKLSVALSNGDVTTLANTEQWQGYQGDIHTPSALLFVHNGLHFEIQLDPTHPIGKSDPANVKDVLVEAALTTIMDCEDSVAAVDAEDKTLVYSNWLGLMKGTLSVEMTKGGKQLVRAMHEDRQYLPSKHANSESELKLTGRSLMFVRNVGHLMTNDAMLFDGEEVPEGIMDGLVTSLIAKHDLLGNSKFKNSRQGSIYIVKPKMHGPEEVAFSNALFGRIETIIDVPENTLKMGIMDEERRTSVNLQACIAQATARVVFINTGFLDRTGDEIHTSMLAGPFADKASLKTMPWIKAYETANVAVGLRCGLSGKAQIGKGMWPIPDEMQNMMDAKIGHPKAGANTAWVPSPTAATLHALHYHDVNVFDVQRSLDKHFNGLADILTIPLLEDASTLTRESIKREVDNNVQGILGYVVRWVHQGVGCSKVPDINDVGLMEDRATLRISSQHLANWLEHGIVSVDQVKESLARMAVLVDEQNAGDAEYIPMAPDLENSIGFQAASELIFKGKEQPSGYTEPLLHAKRREMKAKLAQG; this is encoded by the coding sequence ATGCAAGGATATATCACTCGCGGGCGATTACAGGTTGCCGAGCAGCTCGACAACTTTATAAATGAGCAGGCAATTCCCGGAACCGGCGTCGACAGAGACGCTTTTTGGAAAGGTGCAGAGGCCCTCTTCGCAGAATTTATTCCTCAAAACCGCGCATTACTCGAAAAGCGCGAACAGCTGCAGCGTGCTATCGATGACTATCACAAAGCAGGCAACCCTGTTAATGGCACACAGTATACAGACTTCCTGAAAAGTATCGGCTACCTTGTTGATCAGCCAGAAAACGTTAACGCAGAAACCGTTAATGTAGACGCTGAAATTGCCACAATGGCCGGCCCACAATTGGTTGTGCCTATAAATAATGCACGCTATGCACTAAACGCGGTGAACGCGCGTTGGGGCAGCTTGTACGATGCGCTGTATGGCACAGACGTTATAAGCGATGAAGGTGGAGCCGAAGCTGGAAAGTCTTACAACCCAGTGCGCGGCGAAAAAGTTGTGGCAAAAGCGAAAGCCTATCTCGATAGCATGCTACCACTGGCGAAAGGCAAACACAGTGATGCAGTTGAGTATAAAATTGAAACCGGAAAACTGTCTGTTGCGCTATCTAACGGTGATGTGACCACGCTTGCTAATACTGAACAGTGGCAGGGTTACCAGGGTGATATTCATACGCCTTCTGCATTATTGTTCGTTCACAATGGACTACATTTTGAAATCCAGTTAGATCCTACCCATCCTATTGGAAAAAGTGACCCAGCAAACGTAAAAGATGTATTGGTCGAAGCTGCCCTTACAACAATAATGGATTGTGAAGACTCGGTGGCGGCGGTTGACGCTGAAGACAAAACACTGGTATACAGCAACTGGCTTGGCCTAATGAAAGGCACGCTAAGCGTTGAAATGACGAAAGGTGGTAAACAGCTAGTTCGTGCTATGCACGAAGATAGACAGTATTTACCTTCTAAGCACGCCAATTCAGAGAGTGAATTGAAGCTTACCGGTCGAAGCTTAATGTTCGTTCGCAACGTTGGTCACCTAATGACGAACGACGCCATGCTATTTGATGGTGAAGAAGTACCTGAAGGGATCATGGACGGACTGGTAACGTCACTTATTGCAAAGCACGACTTATTAGGTAATAGCAAGTTCAAAAATAGCCGACAAGGTAGTATTTACATTGTAAAACCCAAAATGCACGGCCCAGAAGAGGTTGCCTTTTCCAACGCGCTTTTTGGCCGAATTGAAACCATAATTGACGTGCCAGAGAACACGCTAAAAATGGGCATTATGGACGAAGAACGACGCACTAGCGTCAATCTTCAAGCTTGTATTGCACAGGCCACGGCCCGAGTAGTGTTTATCAATACCGGCTTTTTGGATAGAACAGGCGATGAGATCCATACTTCAATGTTGGCAGGCCCATTTGCAGACAAGGCCTCGTTAAAAACGATGCCGTGGATCAAAGCCTATGAAACGGCAAATGTAGCCGTTGGCCTACGCTGTGGCTTATCTGGAAAAGCACAAATTGGTAAAGGCATGTGGCCTATCCCTGATGAAATGCAGAATATGATGGATGCGAAAATTGGCCACCCTAAAGCAGGCGCAAATACCGCATGGGTGCCCTCACCTACCGCAGCCACGCTACATGCTTTACATTACCACGATGTAAATGTATTCGATGTTCAACGATCTTTAGACAAGCACTTTAACGGGTTGGCCGATATTTTAACCATCCCCTTACTAGAAGATGCATCAACGCTTACTCGTGAAAGTATTAAGCGCGAAGTGGATAACAACGTTCAAGGTATTTTAGGTTACGTTGTGCGCTGGGTTCATCAAGGCGTTGGCTGTTCGAAAGTGCCAGACATCAACGATGTAGGTTTAATGGAAGATCGGGCAACACTTCGTATATCATCTCAGCACCTTGCAAACTGGTTGGAGCATGGCATTGTTAGCGTAGATCAGGTTAAAGAGTCACTTGCACGAATGGCCGTACTGGTAGACGAACAAAACGCTGGCGACGCAGAATATATTCCGATGGCACCAGACTTAGAAAACTCGATAGGTTTTCAAGCTGCTAGCGAACTTATCTTCAAAGGCAAAGAACAGCCAAGTGGCTACACCGAGCCACTGCTCCACGCTAAACGTCGTGAAATGAAAGCAAAGCTTGCACAAGGCTAG
- a CDS encoding LysR family transcriptional regulator gives MNIAKVDLNLLVYLDVLLREGSVTKAANQLSITQPAMSNGLKRLRDLFKDPLLVRTSDGMTPTKRAIELQPIIRDVLSRLESSIQPETDFDPLTSDRTFRIMTSDYAESTLLLELVGRLAQLAPNITLDLITPSDVTFHDVEQGKVDMAINRFDELPLSFHQKVIWYDTFSCVMSADHPLVEQCNLEGYLRAQHIWVSKTGFGVGVGIDPNEVQKLGWVDAELTKIGKQRAIRVFTRHYHAALQIAKKQKLIATLPSKAARLFKNDPDVVIKEPPFDIPPIALKMAWSALLHHDAGHIWLRRLISDVASEMNAG, from the coding sequence ATGAATATAGCGAAGGTTGACTTAAATCTTTTAGTGTACCTTGATGTACTGCTTCGCGAAGGAAGTGTGACCAAAGCGGCCAACCAGCTGAGTATTACTCAGCCTGCAATGAGCAACGGCCTGAAACGACTTCGCGACTTGTTTAAAGACCCACTACTCGTGCGCACCAGTGACGGTATGACCCCGACCAAGCGCGCTATTGAATTACAGCCTATTATTAGAGATGTTCTGAGCCGATTAGAAAGTTCTATACAACCAGAAACTGATTTCGACCCTCTTACAAGCGATAGAACGTTTAGAATTATGACCAGTGACTACGCAGAAAGTACACTTCTGTTGGAGCTGGTAGGAAGACTTGCACAATTGGCGCCCAACATTACGCTGGATCTAATTACACCTAGTGACGTTACTTTCCATGACGTAGAGCAAGGAAAGGTTGACATGGCGATTAACCGTTTTGATGAACTTCCGCTTTCATTTCACCAGAAAGTGATTTGGTACGACACATTTAGCTGTGTTATGAGCGCAGACCATCCGCTGGTCGAGCAGTGTAATCTAGAAGGGTACCTTCGCGCCCAACATATATGGGTAAGTAAAACAGGCTTTGGTGTGGGTGTAGGTATCGATCCGAACGAAGTTCAAAAGCTGGGTTGGGTAGATGCTGAGCTGACTAAAATAGGAAAACAACGCGCTATCCGTGTATTCACTCGCCACTATCACGCAGCACTGCAAATAGCGAAAAAGCAAAAGCTCATTGCCACTTTACCAAGTAAAGCCGCACGTCTATTCAAAAACGATCCTGATGTAGTAATTAAGGAGCCGCCGTTTGATATTCCTCCCATAGCACTGAAAATGGCGTGGAGTGCACTTCTTCACCACGACGCAGGTCATATATGGTTGAGGCGTCTGATCAGCGATGTTGCTAGCGAGATGAATGCTGGCTAA
- a CDS encoding chemotaxis protein CheV — translation MSNSVLSSVDQRTKLVGENRLELLMFQLGTRHIFAMNVFKIKEVINVPKLNMMPGSHYNLKGVMNYRGSSIPIIDLRQAIKMRGIATEDVAKNVIITEYNRSVQGFIIGNVKNIVNTSWGTIQPPPTGIGKSNYLTAITQVNVDGVSEIVEIIDVEKVLAEIIDYDTSISENVLDQQIVNHFAGKKVLIVDDSSTARKQIKDTLTQLGIDIIERKNGAEALALLKKWADEGKRPSEEILLMFTDAEMPEMDGYRLTSEVRNDPRMSDLFIALNTSLSGSFNDAMVEKVGCNRFISKFQPDLLVDVAQQRMREWLESRQT, via the coding sequence ATGAGCAATAGCGTATTGTCATCGGTGGATCAGAGAACAAAATTGGTAGGCGAGAATCGCCTCGAGCTCTTGATGTTTCAATTAGGTACACGTCACATCTTCGCTATGAATGTGTTCAAAATTAAAGAAGTTATCAATGTACCGAAGCTTAATATGATGCCTGGCTCTCATTACAACCTCAAAGGCGTGATGAACTACAGAGGGAGTTCAATTCCCATTATCGATTTAAGGCAGGCAATAAAAATGCGTGGTATTGCCACCGAAGACGTGGCGAAGAACGTTATCATTACTGAATACAACCGCAGTGTTCAAGGTTTTATTATCGGTAACGTTAAAAACATTGTGAATACTTCATGGGGCACCATTCAACCCCCACCAACCGGTATAGGGAAATCTAATTATTTAACCGCCATAACCCAGGTGAATGTTGACGGTGTTTCTGAGATTGTAGAGATAATTGATGTTGAAAAAGTGCTTGCTGAAATTATCGATTATGACACGTCAATTTCTGAAAATGTTCTAGACCAGCAAATCGTGAACCATTTCGCTGGTAAAAAAGTGCTTATTGTGGATGACTCAAGCACCGCGAGAAAGCAGATAAAAGATACCTTAACCCAACTTGGTATTGACATTATAGAGCGAAAAAACGGAGCCGAAGCGCTGGCTTTGCTTAAGAAATGGGCAGATGAAGGTAAAAGGCCAAGTGAGGAAATTCTGCTGATGTTCACAGACGCAGAAATGCCTGAAATGGACGGTTACAGACTGACATCCGAAGTGAGAAATGATCCCAGGATGAGCGATTTGTTTATCGCACTTAATACGTCTTTAAGTGGCAGCTTCAATGATGCTATGGTCGAAAAAGTGGGCTGCAACCGCTTTATTTCAAAATTCCAACCTGATTTATTGGTCGATGTAGCGCAGCAGCGCATGCGCGAGTGGCTTGAGTCTCGACAAACCTAA